In one window of Mesorhizobium sp. DNA:
- a CDS encoding phage baseplate protein, translated as MIISRAIGPVPVDIIEKETLESTLKVTKLPVEFGADITDHAYREPRRIVLEGVIGGSLTRSSAGRVEAVAGWQALKQLQESRIPFTLISGLDVHQNILIEKLTADRDKDWSRVLKFTAECTEIIIVSSAYVNGVGQNAPAGGQAKGMSSSKLASGEAALKGSPDVIRGDTASSVASTSATTATGRSNSSILADVLGI; from the coding sequence GTGATCATTTCTCGCGCAATCGGGCCGGTGCCCGTCGACATCATCGAGAAGGAGACGCTTGAAAGCACGCTCAAGGTAACGAAACTGCCGGTCGAGTTCGGCGCGGACATTACGGATCATGCCTACCGCGAGCCGCGCCGAATCGTTCTGGAAGGCGTGATCGGGGGATCGCTCACCCGCTCCAGCGCCGGTCGCGTGGAAGCGGTGGCGGGCTGGCAGGCGTTGAAGCAGCTTCAGGAAAGCCGGATACCGTTCACGTTGATCTCGGGACTGGACGTTCACCAGAACATCCTCATCGAGAAGCTGACGGCCGACCGCGACAAAGACTGGTCGCGGGTGCTGAAATTCACCGCCGAGTGCACCGAGATCATCATCGTCAGTTCGGCCTACGTGAACGGCGTCGGGCAGAACGCGCCGGCTGGCGGACAGGCGAAGGGCATGAGTTCATCAAAGCTGGCGTCGGGTGAAGCGGCGTTGAAGGGTTCACCGGACGTTATTCGGGGCGACACTGCGTCTTCGGTTGCATCGACGTCGGCCACGACGGCCACCGGCCGGTCCAACTCGTCCATTCTCGCCGATGTGCTCGGGATATAG
- a CDS encoding IS3 family transposase (programmed frameshift), producing MKDRGVAVAQAARDLDLHENVLRKWVREFAADRQHAFPGHGQMKPEQQEIDRLRKEVAKLKAERDILKKGRSLLREGSDMRFAFIAKHRSIWPVAWLCSALDVSRSGFHAWLNRSPSARSRRDEVLIPRIDRSFKSSDRTYGARRVWHDVLAEGFSCGLHRVERLMRENGLRARPRRRGLPKDTGERASVSDNLLDRAFEASAPNQKWIADFTYIWTAEGWLYVAAVVDLFSRRVVGWAMKAEMTAQLVTDALIMAIWRRGKPDSLLHHSDQGSQYTSEQFQRLMADHGITCSMSRSGNVWDNAAMESFFSSLKTERTARKVYRKRDDARADVFDYIERFYNPRRRHSTLGYLSPVEFEEKAMLA from the exons GTGAAGGATCGAGGCGTTGCTGTTGCGCAGGCTGCCCGTGATCTGGATCTCCACGAGAACGTGCTGCGCAAGTGGGTCAGGGAGTTCGCTGCCGATCGACAGCATGCGTTTCCCGGCCATGGTCAGATGAAGCCAGAGCAGCAGGAGATCGACCGGCTGCGCAAGGAAGTGGCGAAGCTGAAGGCGGAACGCGACATCCTAAAAAAGG GCCGCAGCCTACTTCGCGAGGGAAGCGATATGAGATTCGCCTTCATCGCGAAGCACCGTTCGATCTGGCCGGTGGCATGGCTGTGCAGTGCGCTGGACGTCTCCCGCTCGGGCTTCCATGCCTGGCTCAACCGCAGCCCCAGCGCCCGGTCGCGGCGCGACGAGGTGCTCATTCCCCGGATCGACCGCAGCTTCAAGAGCAGCGACCGAACCTATGGCGCCCGTCGTGTCTGGCATGACGTGCTGGCCGAAGGCTTCTCCTGCGGCCTTCATCGTGTCGAAAGGCTCATGCGGGAGAACGGGCTGCGTGCTCGGCCCCGACGCCGTGGATTGCCGAAGGATACGGGCGAGCGAGCCTCCGTGTCGGACAACCTGCTTGACCGCGCATTCGAGGCATCGGCGCCGAACCAGAAGTGGATCGCCGACTTCACCTACATCTGGACCGCCGAGGGATGGCTCTACGTTGCCGCCGTCGTCGACCTGTTCTCCCGCCGTGTCGTGGGTTGGGCGATGAAGGCAGAGATGACGGCCCAGCTCGTGACCGACGCCCTCATCATGGCGATCTGGCGCCGAGGCAAACCCGACAGCCTGCTCCATCACTCGGACCAGGGATCGCAATATACAAGCGAGCAGTTCCAGCGCCTGATGGCCGACCATGGCATCACCTGTTCGATGAGCCGGTCGGGCAACGTCTGGGACAATGCCGCGATGGAGAGCTTCTTCTCGTCGCTGAAAACCGAGCGGACAGCCCGCAAGGTCTACAGGAAAAGGGACGACGCAAGGGCAGATGTGTTCGATTACATCGAGCGCTTCTACAACCCCCGACGGAGGCACTCGACACTGGGCTACCTGAGTCCTGTCGAGTTCGAGGAGAAAGCTATGTTAGCTTAA
- a CDS encoding peptidoglycan-binding protein, producing MDKSVPAGAALLLDFIRETEVGTAARSGYDVIYGQNQSKLPKPVTKMTIAEIQAAQGGWSKRFKSSATGGYQFMKATLAGLVTELGLDTGMVFTPDLQDRLGYHLLKRRGYAEFMAGRISRTEFGKRLAQEWASFPVLAPCKGGKRQVKRGESFYAGDKLNKSLTSPERIEALLDRAKAASGKPTPPPMPVAPPELVSGPLKVDAILHRGSRGDFVAELQDNLNALGFGPINVDGDFGYATERAVKAFQTANGLKADGWAGPRTLEAIGKAIKDRETKPKLDAAAAVVDDAAGKGVSKTEVITTVTGIGGVATVVKETADSVRDGATSLMSLGPWILLAFVIAAGAGYVIWDRRRKRLAAKAVQEVL from the coding sequence ATGGACAAGTCTGTGCCTGCCGGCGCAGCGCTGTTGCTCGACTTCATCCGAGAGACTGAGGTCGGTACTGCTGCGCGCTCTGGCTACGATGTCATCTACGGGCAGAACCAGAGCAAGCTCCCGAAGCCGGTCACGAAGATGACGATCGCGGAAATCCAGGCTGCGCAAGGCGGCTGGTCGAAGCGGTTCAAATCGTCTGCCACGGGCGGCTATCAGTTCATGAAAGCGACGCTGGCCGGACTGGTCACCGAACTCGGACTGGATACCGGTATGGTATTCACGCCCGATCTTCAGGATCGTCTCGGCTACCATCTTCTGAAACGCCGCGGCTATGCCGAATTCATGGCGGGCAGGATCAGCCGTACCGAGTTCGGCAAGCGGCTTGCTCAGGAATGGGCCTCGTTTCCGGTGCTCGCGCCATGCAAGGGCGGGAAACGTCAGGTGAAGCGCGGCGAGAGCTTCTATGCCGGCGACAAGCTCAACAAAAGCCTCACGAGTCCCGAGAGGATCGAAGCGCTGCTGGACAGGGCGAAGGCGGCTTCGGGCAAGCCCACTCCACCGCCCATGCCTGTCGCTCCTCCTGAGCTTGTCTCCGGCCCACTGAAGGTGGATGCGATCCTGCATCGCGGCTCCCGTGGCGATTTCGTCGCGGAGCTTCAGGACAATCTCAATGCGCTGGGCTTCGGCCCGATCAATGTCGACGGCGACTTCGGCTATGCCACGGAGCGCGCTGTCAAGGCGTTTCAGACCGCCAACGGACTGAAGGCGGACGGATGGGCCGGACCTCGCACGCTTGAGGCCATCGGCAAGGCCATCAAGGACCGCGAGACGAAGCCCAAGCTCGATGCAGCCGCAGCCGTGGTAGACGACGCGGCCGGGAAGGGCGTGTCGAAGACGGAGGTCATCACGACGGTCACCGGCATCGGCGGCGTAGCGACCGTCGTCAAGGAGACGGCGGATTCGGTTCGGGATGGCGCGACGTCGCTCATGTCGCTTGGGCCATGGATATTGTTGGCCTTCGTCATCGCGGCCGGGGCCGGCTATGTCATCTGGGATCGCCGTCGCAAGCGCCTTGCCGCCAAGGCCGTGCAGGAGGTGCTGTGA
- a CDS encoding J domain-containing protein gives MLPTAFPLTWPATMPRTKTPVKSQFRTSLNGALSNVRDSLFAFSRDSEKKIEGLVISSNVTLGEQKPQDPGVAVWFSWDGLSVCIAVDRYPKVEDNLQAIHHVIEARRTELRHGGLHIVRATFTGFAALPAPGAKKSWREVLLFGPGMLRPNRDMVEKRYRELAKERHPDAGGSAEAMAELNAAKAEALKEIG, from the coding sequence ATGCTGCCGACCGCCTTTCCCCTAACCTGGCCGGCGACGATGCCGCGCACCAAAACGCCCGTGAAGTCGCAATTCCGGACTTCGCTCAATGGCGCGCTGTCGAATGTGCGAGACAGCCTGTTCGCCTTTTCGCGCGATAGCGAGAAGAAGATCGAAGGTCTGGTCATCTCATCCAACGTGACGCTCGGAGAACAGAAGCCGCAGGATCCGGGTGTAGCAGTCTGGTTTTCGTGGGATGGGCTTTCCGTTTGCATCGCCGTCGACCGGTATCCGAAGGTCGAGGATAACCTGCAGGCGATCCATCACGTCATCGAGGCGCGCCGGACGGAACTCCGGCACGGCGGCCTGCACATCGTCAGGGCTACCTTCACCGGCTTTGCGGCTCTTCCCGCGCCGGGTGCGAAGAAATCGTGGCGCGAAGTGCTTCTGTTCGGCCCGGGCATGCTCCGCCCGAACCGCGACATGGTCGAGAAGCGCTATCGCGAGTTGGCGAAGGAACGCCACCCGGATGCCGGCGGCAGCGCCGAGGCTATGGCCGAACTCAACGCCGCCAAGGCTGAAGCTCTGAAGGAGATCGGCTAA
- a CDS encoding tape measure protein, producing MIIEELIALLGFDLEGEGDLKRFADGLQSAEKNAQRAAKSIGILGVAVGSFIGSMAAQAVTRLTSTIGSLPGDVTKTGATFENLGIRLETLEGSADKAKEALAWVQQFAKDTPLGLADTADAYAQLKNYGIDPTNGSLMALTDAMAASGKGTQQLGRLSLALGQAWVKQKLQGGEILQLTEAGIPVWDMLATATGKNVTELQKLSQAGKLGRTEIQLLINEIGRKYAGASEKMARTYDGLIDKLGDAYQQFQLMISDAGWFDFVKKNLDELEQKFSDFLETKEAKEWARTISNVMVGAAQAAMRLGRAVLRVGGWIGKGFDAIGQAIGDVACCRFFGHEVKLT from the coding sequence TTGATCATTGAAGAACTGATCGCGCTACTCGGCTTCGATCTGGAAGGCGAGGGCGATCTCAAGCGCTTCGCCGACGGCCTGCAGAGTGCCGAGAAGAACGCTCAGCGAGCCGCCAAGTCCATTGGCATACTTGGTGTCGCCGTCGGTTCCTTCATCGGGTCTATGGCTGCGCAGGCGGTCACCAGACTGACCAGCACGATCGGCTCACTGCCTGGAGACGTCACCAAGACCGGCGCGACCTTTGAAAATCTTGGCATCCGCCTCGAAACGCTGGAAGGCTCCGCGGACAAGGCCAAAGAGGCGTTGGCATGGGTGCAGCAGTTTGCGAAGGATACGCCGCTCGGCCTGGCTGACACGGCGGATGCCTACGCTCAGCTGAAAAACTATGGCATCGATCCGACCAACGGCTCGCTGATGGCGCTGACCGATGCGATGGCCGCGTCGGGCAAGGGCACGCAGCAGCTTGGTCGGTTGTCGCTCGCGCTCGGTCAGGCGTGGGTGAAGCAGAAGCTGCAAGGCGGTGAAATCCTTCAGCTTACCGAGGCGGGTATCCCGGTATGGGACATGCTCGCCACGGCGACCGGAAAGAATGTCACCGAGCTACAAAAACTGTCTCAGGCCGGAAAGCTTGGTCGGACTGAAATCCAGCTTCTGATCAACGAGATCGGAAGGAAGTATGCCGGCGCGTCCGAGAAGATGGCGCGCACCTATGACGGCCTGATCGACAAACTTGGCGATGCCTACCAGCAGTTCCAGTTGATGATTTCGGACGCCGGATGGTTCGATTTCGTCAAGAAGAACCTGGATGAGCTTGAGCAGAAATTCAGCGACTTCCTTGAGACGAAGGAGGCCAAGGAGTGGGCGCGTACCATATCCAACGTCATGGTCGGCGCAGCCCAGGCGGCGATGCGGCTTGGCCGGGCCGTCCTTCGTGTTGGCGGGTGGATCGGAAAGGGCTTTGACGCGATAGGTCAAGCCATCGGCGATGTGGCCTGCTGCCGGTTTTTCGGACACGAGGTTAAGCTAACATAG
- a CDS encoding DUF2612 domain-containing protein: MSTSMLCSSIGDRVEAKIDRVATQYRESPRLLGLMRAYLQQVAEAADVACHMLDAFDIDTAVGDQLTILGKALGWPRCHCAGQRRPVFGFACANDGCDIPVIPVRGFCEAEWNCGGPEFVEFCFTDDELYRRFLKARAIALTADYRRPGLTEAVRILFGDNAVIYRERTGMVAIATGRLLSGTEIAIAHLFRQVLPIAHGVRLQLWHSDGPPFGFGAGWGGFCTGKFPRQIPIH, translated from the coding sequence ATGTCTACCTCTATGCTTTGCAGCAGCATTGGTGATCGGGTCGAAGCGAAAATTGATCGCGTAGCCACCCAATACAGGGAGTCCCCACGCCTCCTCGGTCTCATGCGCGCCTATCTCCAGCAGGTCGCCGAAGCGGCCGATGTCGCCTGCCATATGCTGGACGCGTTCGACATCGACACGGCCGTCGGCGACCAGTTGACCATTCTCGGCAAGGCTCTGGGCTGGCCCCGCTGCCATTGTGCCGGGCAAAGACGCCCGGTGTTCGGCTTCGCCTGCGCAAATGACGGTTGCGACATTCCGGTGATACCGGTGCGCGGCTTCTGCGAGGCGGAATGGAACTGCGGCGGGCCGGAGTTTGTCGAGTTCTGCTTTACCGATGACGAGCTCTATCGCCGGTTCCTGAAGGCGCGGGCGATCGCGCTCACCGCCGACTATCGCCGGCCGGGCCTTACGGAGGCCGTTCGAATCCTGTTCGGCGACAACGCGGTGATCTATCGCGAGCGGACCGGGATGGTGGCGATCGCGACGGGCCGGCTGCTGAGCGGCACCGAAATCGCGATAGCTCACCTGTTCCGGCAGGTCCTGCCAATCGCCCATGGCGTCCGCTTACAACTCTGGCATTCCGATGGGCCGCCCTTCGGTTTCGGAGCGGGCTGGGGCGGCTTCTGCACCGGCAAGTTCCCGCGACAAATTCCCATTCACTGA
- a CDS encoding Gp138 family membrane-puncturing spike protein yields the protein MTGFLGRANRSVYADAHGGLAQDERIDTQIALPAEVVKVDYAKQTAELKVLWKPRFGDKEVEFPNLLEVPIDQPRAAGFALTLPVKEGDQGMVRFTGRDQDNWLLDDGAQTLNTDRMNSFSDGVFYPGLHSQKRAMANYDDANLFVGTDDHKNGMRVTPDGTVAIEGKGESFLQIVSDSLAVLIASADVEGPGFTPGVRAALSAIRDRLETMKFR from the coding sequence ATGACGGGCTTCCTCGGTAGAGCAAACCGGAGCGTCTACGCTGACGCGCACGGCGGATTGGCGCAAGACGAGAGGATCGACACGCAGATCGCGTTGCCGGCCGAAGTGGTGAAGGTCGACTACGCCAAGCAGACCGCCGAACTGAAGGTGTTGTGGAAGCCGCGTTTTGGCGACAAGGAAGTCGAGTTCCCGAACCTGTTGGAAGTGCCGATCGACCAGCCGCGCGCCGCTGGCTTCGCGCTGACCCTTCCGGTGAAGGAAGGCGACCAGGGCATGGTGCGCTTCACCGGGCGGGATCAGGACAACTGGCTTCTCGATGACGGCGCCCAGACGCTCAACACCGACCGGATGAACTCGTTTTCCGATGGTGTCTTCTATCCCGGCCTGCACAGCCAGAAGCGCGCCATGGCCAACTATGACGATGCCAACCTTTTCGTCGGCACGGATGACCACAAGAACGGCATGCGCGTCACACCCGACGGAACCGTGGCGATCGAGGGCAAGGGCGAGAGCTTTCTGCAGATCGTTTCCGATTCCTTGGCCGTGTTGATCGCGAGCGCCGACGTGGAAGGACCCGGTTTTACACCCGGTGTCCGCGCCGCGCTGTCAGCAATCCGCGACCGTCTTGAGACGATGAAGTTCCGATGA